A stretch of the Clostridiales bacterium genome encodes the following:
- a CDS encoding NADP-dependent malic enzyme — MNYAEESLRLHGEWKGKIEVISRVPVQNKDDLSLAYTPGVAQPCLEIQKDYNKSFTLTRRSNLVAVITDGTAVLGLGDIGPEAGMPVMEGKCALFKSFGDVDAFPICIRSKDVDEIVRTIYLISGSFGGINLEDIAAPRCFEIERRLKEICDIPIFHDDQHGTAIVVGAAMINALRVVGKDIGEVKVVINGAGSAGIAIGRHIMDLGVKHLKMVDRCGILCEGADMNPAQAEMAKITNPEHFSGKLADAMKGADVFIGVSAPHIVSKEMVQSMANRPIVFPMANPTPEIEPDEALEAGAAVVGTGRSDHPNQINNVLVFPGLFRGALDVRARDINQPMKLAASHALAELVTEDELNDKYILPAAFDPRVGPAVAKAVAQAARDSGVARI, encoded by the coding sequence TTGAATTATGCCGAGGAGTCCCTGCGCCTGCATGGCGAATGGAAGGGCAAAATTGAGGTTATTTCCCGTGTGCCTGTTCAGAACAAAGATGACCTGTCCCTGGCTTATACGCCCGGCGTCGCCCAGCCCTGCCTGGAGATTCAGAAGGACTATAACAAGTCCTTCACGCTGACCCGCCGCAGCAATCTGGTTGCCGTCATTACAGACGGTACCGCCGTGCTCGGCCTGGGGGATATCGGTCCGGAAGCGGGCATGCCCGTTATGGAAGGCAAATGCGCACTGTTCAAATCCTTCGGCGATGTGGATGCCTTCCCGATCTGCATCCGCAGCAAGGATGTGGATGAGATCGTCCGCACCATCTACCTGATCTCCGGTTCCTTCGGCGGTATCAACCTGGAAGACATCGCCGCGCCGCGCTGCTTCGAAATCGAGCGCCGGCTGAAGGAAATCTGCGATATCCCGATCTTCCATGACGACCAGCACGGCACCGCCATCGTAGTCGGCGCTGCAATGATCAACGCCCTGCGCGTGGTCGGCAAGGATATCGGCGAAGTCAAAGTCGTCATCAACGGTGCCGGCAGCGCCGGTATCGCGATCGGCCGTCATATCATGGACCTGGGCGTCAAGCACCTGAAGATGGTTGACCGCTGCGGCATCCTGTGTGAAGGCGCCGATATGAATCCCGCGCAGGCGGAGATGGCGAAGATCACCAATCCGGAGCACTTCTCCGGCAAGCTGGCAGACGCGATGAAGGGCGCGGATGTGTTCATCGGCGTCAGCGCGCCGCATATCGTCAGCAAGGAAATGGTGCAGTCGATGGCCAATCGTCCTATCGTGTTCCCGATGGCCAACCCGACACCTGAAATTGAACCGGATGAAGCGCTGGAAGCCGGCGCCGCCGTGGTCGGAACCGGCCGCAGCGACCATCCGAACCAGATCAACAACGTACTGGTCTTCCCCGGCCTGTTCCGCGGCGCGCTGGATGTGCGTGCACGGGATATCAACCAGCCCATGAAGCTTGCCGCCTCCCATGCCCTGGCTGAACTGGTCACGGAGGACGAGCTGAACGACAAGTACATCCTGCCCGCTGCCTTTGATCCCAGGGTCGGTCCCGCGGTTGCCAAAGCCGTTGCACAGGCCGCGCGGGACAGCGGCGTGGCCCGGATATAA
- a CDS encoding 2-hydroxycarboxylate transporter family protein encodes MTTAAQPKEKKPLSFFNLPWYIFLIIAVIVFGATYLGVLPLGMTGCFAFMIVLGAIFNWIGDHTPIIKSYLGGGAIVCIFGAALLVYFHILPDGTYDLPLKAGFNLVGAINSFFKGDGGFLDWYIAALITGSILGMNRKLLVKAAARYFPAIFGGLILAFGLCCGIAALMGYPVMNALLLIALPIMGGGMGAGATPLSKIFETSSSMSAAEALSIMTPAVAIGNAVSIVLAGVLVKVIRGKMNGNGSLMRAGSVDPKELEISPEMKEKREKISVTNLGIGLLTSGAFFAWGFILAGIWKALVPSITIHAYAWMIITVAICKVTNIVPERIEIACYQWFQFIMKNLTPMLLIGIGICYLDIGTVISSFSVTYLILCAATCIGAFVGAALIGRLVGFYPFEAGVTAGLCMSNMGGTGDVAVLSASNRMELMPFAQISSRLGGAIILLLASLMLSVLAQYIVTAAPAAEEVVEGAVNLIKTGALHLPFC; translated from the coding sequence ATGACCACGGCAGCCCAGCCCAAGGAAAAGAAACCGTTATCCTTCTTCAACCTTCCCTGGTATATCTTCCTGATCATTGCCGTTATTGTCTTCGGCGCGACCTACCTCGGTGTACTGCCCCTGGGCATGACCGGGTGCTTCGCATTCATGATTGTGCTGGGAGCGATCTTTAACTGGATCGGTGACCATACGCCGATCATCAAGAGCTACCTGGGCGGCGGCGCCATCGTCTGTATTTTCGGTGCGGCCCTGCTGGTTTATTTCCACATCCTGCCCGACGGCACATACGACCTGCCCCTGAAAGCCGGCTTCAACCTGGTCGGTGCAATCAACAGCTTCTTCAAGGGCGACGGCGGATTCCTGGATTGGTATATCGCCGCGCTGATCACCGGCTCGATCCTGGGCATGAACCGCAAACTGCTCGTGAAAGCGGCGGCCCGTTACTTCCCGGCCATCTTCGGCGGCCTGATCCTGGCTTTCGGCCTGTGCTGCGGCATTGCGGCCCTGATGGGCTACCCGGTCATGAACGCGCTGCTGCTGATCGCCCTGCCGATCATGGGCGGCGGCATGGGTGCCGGTGCGACTCCCCTGTCCAAGATCTTTGAAACCAGCAGCTCCATGAGCGCTGCGGAAGCGCTGTCCATCATGACGCCCGCAGTCGCCATCGGCAATGCGGTCTCCATCGTGCTGGCCGGTGTCCTGGTGAAGGTAATCAGGGGCAAGATGAACGGCAACGGTTCCCTGATGCGGGCCGGCTCCGTGGATCCCAAGGAACTGGAAATCAGCCCTGAGATGAAAGAAAAGCGCGAAAAGATCTCTGTTACGAACCTGGGCATCGGCCTGCTGACCTCCGGCGCGTTCTTCGCCTGGGGCTTCATCCTGGCCGGTATCTGGAAGGCCCTGGTTCCGAGCATCACGATTCACGCCTATGCCTGGATGATCATCACCGTGGCAATCTGCAAGGTCACGAACATTGTTCCCGAGCGGATCGAGATCGCCTGCTATCAGTGGTTCCAGTTCATCATGAAGAACCTGACCCCGATGCTGCTGATCGGTATTGGTATCTGCTACCTGGATATCGGAACCGTAATCTCCAGCTTCAGCGTAACCTACCTGATCCTGTGCGCGGCCACCTGTATCGGCGCTTTCGTTGGTGCGGCGCTCATCGGCCGGCTGGTTGGCTTCTATCCCTTCGAAGCCGGCGTCACTGCGGGCCTGTGCATGTCCAACATGGGCGGTACCGGCGACGTGGCAGTGCTCTCCGCCTCCAACCGGATGGAGCTCATGCCCTTTGCACAGATCTCCTCCCGTCTGGGCGGCGCAATCATCCTGCTGCTTGCCAGCCTGATGCTGTCCGTTCTGGCACAGTATATTGTAACCGCAGCGCCTGCGGCGGAAGAAGTGGTGGAAGGCGCCGTCAACCTTATCAAGACCGGCGCGCTTCACCTGCCATTCTGCTGA
- the amt gene encoding ammonium transporter: MTFSPANTIWVLLGAALVFFMQAGFAMCEAGFTRAKNTGNILMKNLMDFCIGTPLYWLFGYGIMFGAGTALFGWIDPFIMGDYSHILPAGVPLWAFAIFQTVFCATSATIVSGAMAERTKFSAYCIYSAAISLFIYPVSGHWIWGGGWLAEMGFHDFAGSTAVHMVGGVCALIGAKILGPRLGKYGPDGKPKAFLGHNLSIAALGVFILWFCWFGFNGASTVGMDSDELIASASLVFFNTNLAAALATFAAMAFTWIRYGKPDVSMTFNAALAGLVGITAGCDAVNPFGAAVIGLVCGIVVVLSVELFDKVIKIDDPVGAISVHGVCGALGTILTGFFATGVSTMKGVFYGGGFRFLGVQALGVLATIAWTGTVIAIVFVLIKKTIGLRADAADEIIGMDRSEHGLPTAYAGFALMPDDSVPAGMLPVAAPAAAAAADMAVTAPAAAAERPAVPAYTRVQIICRPSALEGLKTAMNRIGITGMTVTNVMGYGMQKGKPEYYRGIPVEATLLPKVQVDIVVSSIPVRTVVDTARSALHTGHIGDGKIFVQVVDNVIRVRTGEEGFDALQQADE; this comes from the coding sequence ATGACATTCTCTCCCGCAAACACTATCTGGGTGCTGCTCGGTGCGGCATTGGTCTTCTTCATGCAGGCAGGCTTTGCCATGTGCGAAGCCGGCTTTACCCGAGCCAAGAATACCGGCAATATCCTGATGAAAAACCTGATGGACTTCTGTATCGGTACTCCCCTCTACTGGCTCTTCGGCTACGGCATCATGTTCGGCGCGGGCACAGCGCTGTTCGGCTGGATTGATCCCTTCATCATGGGAGATTACAGCCATATTCTCCCGGCGGGCGTTCCGCTGTGGGCATTCGCGATTTTCCAGACGGTCTTCTGTGCCACCTCGGCAACCATCGTTTCCGGTGCCATGGCCGAGCGCACGAAGTTCTCCGCCTACTGCATCTACTCCGCCGCGATTTCCCTGTTCATCTATCCGGTCTCCGGCCACTGGATCTGGGGCGGCGGCTGGCTGGCGGAAATGGGCTTCCATGACTTTGCCGGTTCCACGGCTGTTCACATGGTCGGCGGTGTCTGCGCACTCATCGGTGCGAAGATCCTGGGGCCGCGGCTTGGAAAGTACGGGCCGGACGGGAAGCCGAAGGCGTTCCTTGGACATAACCTGTCCATCGCGGCCCTGGGCGTCTTTATCCTGTGGTTCTGCTGGTTCGGCTTCAACGGTGCCTCCACCGTCGGCATGGACAGCGATGAACTGATCGCATCGGCCAGCCTCGTCTTCTTCAACACCAACCTGGCCGCTGCGCTGGCTACCTTCGCCGCAATGGCCTTCACCTGGATCCGTTACGGCAAGCCGGATGTCTCCATGACCTTCAACGCCGCCCTGGCCGGCCTGGTCGGCATCACTGCCGGCTGCGACGCCGTCAATCCCTTCGGTGCGGCGGTTATCGGCCTGGTCTGCGGCATTGTCGTGGTCCTCTCCGTGGAACTGTTCGACAAGGTGATCAAAATCGATGACCCGGTCGGCGCTATCTCCGTGCACGGCGTATGCGGTGCTCTCGGCACCATCCTCACCGGTTTCTTCGCCACCGGTGTTTCCACCATGAAGGGTGTCTTCTACGGCGGCGGTTTCCGGTTCCTGGGTGTCCAGGCGCTGGGTGTCCTGGCCACCATTGCCTGGACCGGTACGGTGATCGCCATCGTGTTTGTCCTGATCAAAAAGACAATCGGCCTGCGGGCGGATGCTGCAGACGAGATCATCGGTATGGACCGTTCTGAGCACGGCCTGCCGACGGCCTATGCCGGCTTTGCCCTCATGCCGGATGACAGTGTTCCCGCCGGCATGCTGCCGGTGGCTGCTCCGGCTGCCGCAGCCGCTGCCGATATGGCTGTGACGGCGCCCGCCGCAGCTGCGGAACGTCCCGCTGTTCCGGCTTACACCCGCGTGCAGATCATCTGCCGCCCCTCTGCCCTCGAAGGCCTGAAGACCGCTATGAACCGGATCGGCATCACCGGCATGACCGTCACCAATGTCATGGGCTACGGCATGCAGAAGGGCAAGCCCGAGTACTACCGCGGCATTCCAGTCGAAGCCACCCTGCTGCCAAAGGTACAGGTGGATATCGTGGTCAGCAGCATCCCGGTCCGCACCGTGGTGGATACTGCCCGCAGTGCGCTGCACACCGGCCATATCGGGGACGGCAAGATCTTCGTCCAGGTGGTCGACAATGTCATCCGCGTCCGGACCGGCGAGGAGGGCTTCGATGCCCTGCAGCAGGCCGATGAATAA